A stretch of Imperialibacter roseus DNA encodes these proteins:
- a CDS encoding ankyrin repeat domain-containing protein, with product MKTMMKNTMKTATTLALAAALLVTAACSDKKVKSESASESTTVAAPDVDIHTAVISGNLEAVKQHIAAGSNLNEKDPFGGSSPLISAAVFGKPEAAKLLIDAGADINFQNNDGSTALTSAAFFCRPAIVQMLLDKGADKTIKNKYGATAYDGVAVPYADVKGSYEMMATMLAPMGLKLDYAYIEKTRPEVAEMLK from the coding sequence ATGAAAACGATGATGAAAAACACAATGAAAACAGCTACAACATTGGCGCTCGCAGCCGCTCTTTTAGTGACAGCAGCCTGCTCCGACAAAAAAGTAAAAAGTGAATCGGCCAGCGAAAGTACAACAGTTGCAGCACCGGATGTTGACATTCACACGGCGGTAATCTCCGGAAACCTTGAAGCAGTAAAGCAGCATATCGCTGCCGGCTCCAACCTGAATGAGAAAGACCCATTCGGAGGCTCCAGTCCACTGATCTCAGCGGCAGTGTTCGGCAAACCCGAAGCAGCCAAACTTCTTATCGATGCAGGTGCTGACATTAACTTCCAAAACAATGATGGTTCTACTGCACTGACCTCGGCTGCTTTCTTCTGCCGCCCGGCAATTGTGCAGATGCTGCTCGATAAGGGTGCCGACAAAACCATTAAGAATAAATATGGCGCCACTGCTTATGACGGTGTAGCAGTACCGTACGCTGACGTAAAAGGCAGCTACGAAATGATGGCCACCATGCTTGCCCCTATGGGCCTTAAGCTGGACTATGCCTATATAGAAAAAACAAGACCTGAGGTGGCTGAAATGCTGAAATAA
- a CDS encoding acyltransferase family protein: MTTTNRRYDIDWLRVIAIGLLLIYHVAIGFQTWGVMIGFIASTKTWESLWIPMSMLNVWRIPLLFFVSGMGVYFALRRRNWKELLMERTGRILVPFLFGMFAIVPIHIYLWKSYYKMTAGYEYNPGHLWFLGNIFTYVLVLSPIFFYLKGHDDGKLAKGIKWLFGNPLGLFATLATFAAEAWLVNPGIYSLYATTWHGFFLGLLAFFFGFCFVLSGQPFLELILKWKWIFVVIGSALFVIRMVVFKQMAPNYLQSIESNFWIFSVFAFGYKYLNHGGKALAYLSQAAYPVYILHMVFLYLGSKYIFQLDLPAPVQFLMVLVVTSVGCFATYEVIRRVKFLRPLFGLKWKSV, translated from the coding sequence ATGACAACAACGAACAGACGGTACGATATTGACTGGTTGCGTGTGATTGCCATCGGCTTGCTGCTGATCTACCATGTGGCGATCGGTTTCCAAACCTGGGGGGTGATGATTGGCTTCATTGCCTCTACGAAGACATGGGAATCACTTTGGATTCCCATGTCGATGCTGAATGTGTGGCGGATACCCCTGCTTTTCTTTGTTTCGGGCATGGGCGTCTATTTTGCCTTGCGCCGCAGGAACTGGAAGGAGCTGCTGATGGAACGCACCGGCCGGATACTGGTGCCTTTCCTTTTCGGTATGTTCGCCATAGTGCCTATCCATATCTACCTGTGGAAGTCTTATTACAAGATGACAGCCGGCTACGAGTACAACCCGGGTCACTTGTGGTTTCTTGGAAACATTTTCACCTATGTGCTGGTGCTCTCTCCCATCTTTTTCTACCTGAAAGGCCACGACGATGGGAAGCTGGCAAAAGGCATCAAGTGGCTATTTGGTAATCCCCTTGGCCTTTTCGCTACTTTGGCAACTTTCGCCGCAGAAGCCTGGCTGGTGAACCCGGGTATTTACTCCCTTTACGCCACCACATGGCACGGATTCTTCCTGGGCTTGTTGGCGTTTTTCTTTGGCTTCTGTTTCGTGCTCAGCGGGCAGCCCTTTCTGGAACTGATCCTGAAGTGGAAGTGGATATTTGTGGTCATTGGCTCTGCACTGTTCGTCATTCGGATGGTTGTTTTCAAGCAAATGGCTCCTAACTATCTGCAGTCTATAGAGTCAAATTTCTGGATCTTCTCGGTTTTCGCCTTTGGTTACAAATACCTGAATCACGGCGGCAAAGCCCTGGCTTATCTGAGCCAGGCTGCTTACCCTGTATACATCCTGCACATGGTGTTTCTTTATCTCGGCTCGAAATACATCTTCCAGCTCGACTTGCCAGCACCTGTCCAGTTCCTGATGGTTTTGGTTGTCACAAGCGTGGGATGCTTTGCAACTTATGAGGTGATCAGAAGAGTGAAATTCCTGAGGCCGTTGTTCGGGTTAAAGTGGAAATCTGTATAA
- the abc-f gene encoding ribosomal protection-like ABC-F family protein, producing MLILQDITYTHPNKDVLFSHLNLSINRHDKIALIGNNGEGKSVLMKIMAGGLEPSAGTVQSDAAPYYVPQLFGQFNDLTVAQALKVDGKIEALQQILDGRVTEANMAILGDDWSIEERCSEALTHWGLGNLPLNTSMGTLSGGQKTKVCLAGIAIHQPALVLLDEPSNHLDTGSRELLYQLVQSNALTLVVVSHDRQLLNLLNNVYELSRGKITMYGGNYEFYAEQKEIESQALQHDVNSKEKALRKAKEVEREAAERKQKQDARGKKKQQKAGMPKVMMNLMKDKAEKSTSRLKGVHTDKIGTISTALTSLRKELPDRDTMKFGFDSSNLHKGKVLVEGEKINYGYGEKALWAHGIDFRINSGDRIAIKGLNGSGKTTLIKLILGDTKPQSGTIYRADNSAIYIDQDYSLIDNKLTVYEQAQLFNTSKPPLLEHEVKIRLARFLFSKEDWDKSCGVLSGGEKMRLMLCCLTISNQAPDIIVLDEPTNNLDIQNIEILTGAINEYEGTLLVVSHDSYFLEQVNVDREILLR from the coding sequence ATGCTTATTCTTCAAGATATTACCTATACACATCCCAACAAGGATGTGCTTTTCAGTCATCTCAACCTTTCTATCAACAGGCACGACAAAATTGCCCTGATTGGCAACAATGGTGAAGGAAAGAGTGTGCTTATGAAAATCATGGCAGGCGGACTGGAGCCGTCGGCCGGGACAGTGCAGTCCGACGCAGCACCCTACTACGTTCCGCAGTTGTTCGGGCAATTCAATGACCTTACTGTTGCCCAGGCGCTAAAAGTTGACGGCAAAATCGAAGCCCTTCAGCAAATATTGGACGGCAGGGTAACAGAAGCCAACATGGCTATCCTCGGCGATGACTGGAGCATTGAGGAGCGCTGCAGCGAGGCCCTTACTCATTGGGGGCTTGGCAACTTGCCTTTAAACACCAGCATGGGCACCCTGAGTGGGGGCCAAAAGACGAAGGTGTGTCTGGCAGGTATTGCCATCCATCAACCGGCGCTCGTACTGCTCGACGAGCCCAGTAACCACCTCGACACCGGCAGCCGGGAGCTGCTATACCAGCTGGTGCAGTCAAATGCGCTAACGCTGGTGGTTGTGAGCCACGACAGGCAGCTTTTGAACTTGCTTAACAATGTCTATGAGCTCAGCCGGGGCAAAATCACCATGTACGGAGGGAACTACGAGTTCTACGCTGAGCAGAAGGAGATCGAAAGCCAGGCACTCCAGCACGACGTGAACAGCAAAGAAAAGGCCCTTCGCAAAGCGAAGGAAGTAGAAAGAGAAGCCGCTGAAAGAAAGCAAAAGCAGGATGCCCGGGGAAAGAAAAAGCAGCAGAAAGCCGGGATGCCCAAAGTGATGATGAACCTCATGAAGGACAAAGCGGAGAAAAGCACCTCACGCCTCAAGGGGGTTCACACCGATAAAATCGGCACCATTTCAACAGCACTGACATCCCTTAGAAAAGAGCTGCCCGACAGGGACACAATGAAGTTTGGCTTCGACAGCTCCAACCTCCATAAAGGCAAGGTGTTGGTAGAGGGGGAAAAAATCAACTACGGGTATGGTGAAAAGGCACTTTGGGCACACGGAATTGATTTCCGCATCAACAGCGGCGATAGAATAGCTATCAAAGGCCTGAACGGCTCGGGAAAAACGACGTTGATCAAGCTAATACTTGGCGACACAAAGCCCCAATCAGGCACCATCTACAGGGCGGACAACTCAGCCATCTACATCGACCAGGATTACTCGCTGATCGACAACAAGCTCACTGTGTATGAACAAGCTCAGCTATTCAACACCTCCAAGCCACCATTGCTGGAACACGAAGTCAAAATAAGGCTGGCCCGCTTCCTGTTTTCGAAGGAGGACTGGGACAAGTCGTGCGGCGTGCTGAGCGGCGGCGAAAAAATGCGCTTGATGCTGTGCTGTCTTACAATTAGCAACCAGGCACCTGACATTATCGTGCTCGACGAACCCACCAACAACCTCGACATTCAGAACATAGAGATTTTGACCGGGGCTATCAACGAATACGAGGGCACACTGCTGGTGGTATCGCACGACAGCTATTTTCTGGAACAGGTAAACGTGGACAGGGAGATTCTTTTGCGGTAA
- a CDS encoding ComEC/Rec2 family competence protein, with amino-acid sequence MIRWSAIPFVRIFLACAAGIGCHELFLRGTWLPPSYIALVWLVVLLLWFYSRRNAARSLRYLFGIVFMLSISFVGILRKQSTEATFQENHLYTSKSPIDFYKGVLVDDPIEKTNTWAFDIQVTAIRSGDSLLRKTGLVQIYLKKDSATTANLSALKYGTVLWIHGSPEEIRPLRNPGGFDFKQYMARKGIHFQDYVTFDDVLLAGSAPPNKLVSLSMGWRRELLHVLKEYLPDVRERGIAEALILGQKDEIDIEQRRAYAAAGAMHILAVSGLHVGIIYMILAFLLKPLEKRKYGKLVRFIILFASLWGFALITGMSASVLRAVTMFSIVMVAEGLGRKTNIYNSLALAAFLLLLYDPNFLFHVGYQLSFLAVLGIVYLQPFLYRQWAAPHWLLDKIWAITCVSLAAQLATGPLSMYYFNQFPSWFLLSNLLVIPAAFLILSTGVALFVVHYVSSFLAGAVAFMLKWMVFGLNWFVEFIELLPASQIFPISFSSAQTWLLYSALLLMLLWWQSREYRWFQYMAACLLLFVLSKGLFVADKHQKRELVIYEMTGYTAMDYQEGGKVFHYFDEAFKQEERLFNLNVRPHLIQQGTMIPFVSHADNWLPQTVLIKDTLVAIKVGSLKVFHLLNPLPKNKAFSEPLAADLLIVSNQSFWSTDLGKYFAPQEIVFDGTSRFNYLSRTSKALQGTSVKVYIIPREGAYVRDLRQRE; translated from the coding sequence TTGATCCGCTGGAGTGCCATACCTTTTGTTAGAATTTTTCTAGCCTGTGCTGCTGGTATCGGCTGCCATGAGTTGTTTCTGAGAGGCACCTGGCTTCCCCCTTCGTATATAGCGCTTGTTTGGCTTGTGGTACTGCTTCTTTGGTTTTATTCCAGAAGAAACGCTGCACGGAGTCTGCGTTACCTTTTCGGTATAGTGTTTATGCTTTCGATCAGTTTCGTCGGCATCCTCAGAAAGCAGTCAACAGAAGCCACATTTCAGGAGAATCATTTGTACACCAGCAAGTCGCCGATAGATTTCTACAAAGGAGTTCTGGTAGATGATCCCATAGAAAAGACAAATACCTGGGCGTTTGATATCCAGGTGACTGCCATTAGGTCGGGCGATTCATTGCTGCGAAAGACTGGATTGGTGCAGATATACCTGAAAAAGGACTCCGCCACCACGGCCAATCTTAGTGCCCTGAAATACGGCACGGTACTTTGGATCCACGGAAGCCCGGAAGAAATCAGACCGCTTCGTAACCCTGGCGGATTTGACTTTAAGCAGTACATGGCCAGGAAAGGCATTCATTTTCAGGACTACGTTACCTTCGACGACGTGCTCCTGGCTGGCTCAGCACCTCCTAATAAGTTAGTGAGCCTTTCAATGGGTTGGCGACGTGAGCTGCTACACGTGCTGAAGGAATACCTGCCGGATGTGCGGGAGCGGGGCATAGCTGAGGCGCTGATACTGGGGCAAAAAGATGAAATTGACATCGAACAACGGCGGGCTTATGCGGCAGCTGGTGCCATGCATATTCTGGCAGTGTCGGGCCTGCATGTGGGCATCATCTACATGATCCTGGCTTTCTTGCTGAAGCCATTGGAGAAGCGTAAATATGGCAAGCTGGTGCGATTTATCATTTTGTTTGCCAGCCTATGGGGCTTTGCGCTGATCACCGGCATGTCGGCTTCGGTGTTGAGGGCCGTTACCATGTTTTCTATTGTGATGGTAGCAGAAGGCCTGGGTAGAAAGACCAATATCTACAATTCGCTGGCGCTGGCTGCCTTTCTGCTGCTCCTTTACGACCCCAACTTTCTTTTTCATGTGGGCTACCAGCTTTCATTTCTGGCGGTGCTGGGTATCGTTTACCTTCAACCCTTTCTGTACCGTCAGTGGGCGGCACCTCATTGGCTGCTCGACAAAATCTGGGCCATTACCTGCGTTTCTCTGGCTGCTCAGCTGGCCACAGGGCCATTGAGCATGTACTACTTCAACCAGTTTCCCAGTTGGTTTTTGTTGTCCAATTTGCTCGTCATCCCGGCGGCATTTCTGATCTTAAGCACCGGAGTGGCCTTATTTGTTGTCCATTATGTGTCATCATTTTTGGCCGGGGCAGTAGCCTTTATGCTGAAATGGATGGTGTTTGGCCTCAATTGGTTTGTGGAGTTTATAGAGCTGCTGCCGGCCAGCCAAATCTTCCCCATTTCCTTTTCATCTGCACAAACCTGGCTGTTATACAGTGCCCTTCTGCTGATGCTGCTTTGGTGGCAGAGCCGTGAGTACCGGTGGTTTCAGTACATGGCGGCGTGTCTGCTACTCTTTGTTCTGTCGAAAGGACTTTTTGTAGCAGATAAACATCAGAAAAGGGAGCTGGTGATTTACGAAATGACCGGCTACACCGCCATGGACTACCAGGAAGGAGGGAAGGTGTTTCACTATTTTGATGAGGCGTTTAAGCAGGAGGAACGACTATTCAACCTTAATGTGAGACCCCACCTGATCCAGCAGGGAACAATGATCCCTTTTGTTTCGCATGCCGACAACTGGCTTCCCCAAACGGTTTTGATAAAAGACACCCTCGTTGCAATAAAGGTCGGCAGCTTGAAAGTGTTTCATCTGCTGAACCCACTGCCGAAAAACAAAGCTTTTTCCGAGCCCCTGGCGGCTGATCTTTTGATTGTCTCCAACCAGAGTTTTTGGTCGACAGACCTTGGGAAGTATTTTGCTCCGCAGGAAATCGTTTTTGACGGAACTAGCAGGTTCAACTACCTGAGCAGAACTTCGAAGGCGTTGCAGGGAACGAGCGTAAAAGTCTACATCATTCCAAGGGAAGGTGCCTACGTAAGGGATTTGAGACAGCGAGAGTAG
- a CDS encoding GNAT family N-acetyltransferase, whose amino-acid sequence MNDIAVRKIASNEDLEQAFYIRRKVFMEEQKVSEADEYDGLDESSTHFLAFSGSQPAGTARWRYVENSVKLERFAVLVSFRGKGVGKELLKKVMGDVLATVPLGTRVFLHAQIDVVPLYQSHGFVTVGEEFEECNIVHVEMEYDRNR is encoded by the coding sequence ATGAATGATATAGCGGTTAGAAAAATCGCCTCGAACGAAGACCTGGAGCAAGCCTTTTACATTCGCCGCAAGGTATTTATGGAGGAGCAAAAGGTGAGTGAGGCGGACGAATATGATGGCTTGGATGAATCTTCAACGCATTTCCTGGCCTTTTCTGGCAGTCAACCTGCTGGCACCGCCAGGTGGAGATATGTAGAAAATAGCGTTAAGCTCGAACGGTTTGCCGTACTTGTTAGTTTTAGGGGAAAGGGAGTTGGCAAAGAGCTCTTGAAAAAGGTAATGGGAGATGTGCTTGCGACCGTTCCGTTAGGAACCAGAGTCTTTCTTCATGCGCAAATCGACGTGGTGCCTTTGTATCAATCGCATGGGTTCGTAACGGTGGGAGAAGAGTTTGAAGAGTGCAACATTGTACATGTTGAAATGGAATATGATCGCAATAGGTGA
- a CDS encoding PhoH family protein produces the protein MIEKVITLENISLLDFLGIENQNIKQIAQAFPQSKIISRGNEIRIQGSTPEIIRINDILNSLIQHYNKFGMVTEENVTNYLTQEDETVLDEDKDDVLIYGTKGFKIVPKTPNQKALVTASRKNDLVFAIGPAGTGKTYISVALAVKALKNREVKKIIITRPAVEAGENLGFLPGDLKEKIDPYLRPIYDALDDMVPPEKLKFYQENRVIEIAPLAYMRGRTLNHAFILLDEAQNTSAMQIKMFLTRMGPTSKVIITGDKSQVDLPKKQKSGLIEALNVLKDVKGIGFVELDGKDVVRHKLVREIIKAYDQFDEGEEDRK, from the coding sequence TTGATAGAAAAGGTCATCACACTGGAGAATATCTCCCTTCTCGATTTTCTGGGGATTGAGAACCAAAATATTAAGCAAATAGCCCAGGCGTTTCCTCAAAGCAAGATCATATCCAGAGGAAATGAGATAAGGATACAGGGCAGCACGCCCGAAATCATCAGGATCAACGATATCCTTAATTCGCTGATTCAGCACTACAACAAGTTTGGCATGGTAACGGAAGAGAACGTGACCAACTACCTGACACAGGAAGACGAGACCGTGCTCGATGAGGACAAGGATGATGTGCTTATTTATGGCACTAAAGGGTTTAAGATCGTTCCGAAGACGCCCAATCAAAAAGCGCTTGTAACAGCCTCCCGAAAAAACGACCTGGTGTTTGCCATAGGCCCGGCTGGTACCGGCAAGACCTATATTTCCGTGGCGCTGGCTGTAAAGGCACTCAAGAACAGAGAGGTGAAAAAAATTATCATCACCCGCCCGGCAGTGGAAGCGGGGGAAAATCTGGGCTTTTTGCCGGGTGATTTGAAAGAAAAAATAGACCCTTACTTAAGGCCTATTTACGATGCGCTCGACGACATGGTGCCACCAGAAAAGCTGAAGTTTTATCAGGAAAACAGGGTGATAGAAATAGCGCCGCTGGCCTACATGCGGGGCCGTACCCTCAACCATGCATTTATCTTGCTGGATGAAGCGCAGAACACCTCAGCCATGCAAATCAAGATGTTTCTGACCAGGATGGGGCCCACTTCGAAGGTGATCATTACAGGCGATAAGTCGCAGGTGGATCTGCCCAAAAAGCAAAAGTCAGGCCTTATTGAAGCATTGAATGTGCTGAAAGACGTGAAAGGCATTGGCTTTGTGGAGCTGGATGGCAAGGATGTGGTAAGACATAAGCTGGTAAGAGAAATTATCAAGGCTTATGATCAATTTGACGAAGGAGAAGAAGACCGCAAATGA
- a CDS encoding SAM hydrolase/SAM-dependent halogenase family protein — translation MALITFLSDFGTSDHYVAAVKAAIMSVNPGLQIVDISHEVASCNLAEASYLLESVFRDFPKGTVHMVAVNSTGKREDKPVAVKLEDHFFVGPDNGIFSLISTQKPTAVVALDLINKKKTTFPARNMYAQAASYLASGKSIHDLGQMVPELNTLIKKKGKTTKKQITGHVIHIDHYGNLITNIAKEDFDTIMELNQQKGFEISFGRERSTEIHESYFSVEGGECFFIFNQSGLLEIGINNGHGSDLLGLHYDSPVFINFVTE, via the coding sequence ATGGCTCTCATCACTTTTCTGTCAGATTTCGGTACGTCAGACCATTACGTGGCAGCAGTGAAGGCAGCGATAATGAGCGTTAACCCCGGGCTGCAAATAGTTGACATCAGCCACGAAGTAGCTTCGTGCAACCTGGCAGAGGCCTCCTACCTTCTTGAATCGGTCTTTCGTGATTTCCCCAAGGGCACAGTGCATATGGTGGCCGTGAACTCGACCGGAAAAAGAGAAGACAAGCCAGTGGCAGTGAAGCTCGAGGATCACTTCTTCGTTGGGCCCGACAATGGCATCTTTAGCCTGATTTCTACGCAGAAGCCCACAGCAGTTGTTGCGTTGGACTTGATCAATAAAAAGAAGACCACCTTCCCCGCACGAAACATGTATGCGCAAGCCGCCTCTTACCTGGCCAGCGGCAAGTCGATCCATGACCTGGGGCAAATGGTGCCGGAGCTCAACACCCTCATCAAGAAAAAGGGCAAAACGACTAAAAAACAAATCACAGGCCATGTGATTCATATCGACCATTACGGCAATTTGATCACCAACATTGCGAAAGAGGACTTTGACACCATCATGGAGCTCAACCAGCAAAAAGGCTTTGAAATATCTTTTGGAAGGGAGCGCTCTACCGAAATTCACGAGTCCTATTTCTCTGTGGAAGGTGGCGAATGCTTCTTCATCTTCAACCAATCGGGTTTGCTGGAAATTGGCATCAACAACGGCCATGGGTCTGACCTGCTGGGGCTTCACTACGACTCCCCTGTTTTTATCAACTTCGTAACTGAATAG
- a CDS encoding putative quinol monooxygenase — protein sequence MIIRIVRMTFHPGKVSDFLTIFNNSKSKIRHFEGCQHLELWQSTETPNVFTTYSHWQTAADLENYRRSELFKTTWAKTRVLFAGKPVAFSNEIITIAD from the coding sequence ATGATTATTAGGATTGTGCGCATGACCTTTCATCCCGGTAAAGTCAGCGACTTCCTGACGATCTTCAACAATTCCAAAAGCAAAATCAGGCATTTTGAGGGCTGTCAGCATTTGGAGCTATGGCAAAGCACAGAGACGCCAAACGTCTTCACCACCTACAGCCATTGGCAAACTGCGGCGGATCTGGAAAACTACCGGCGTTCGGAGCTATTCAAAACTACCTGGGCGAAGACAAGGGTGCTTTTTGCGGGAAAGCCGGTGGCCTTTTCGAACGAAATTATCACAATAGCAGACTAG
- a CDS encoding DUF885 domain-containing protein, with the protein MKRFSSLFQLLALLILVASCQPEQPKQEVVTAAAPTTKRYEDLVALFKEWRSFETPPLKDGAPDYTVATFEKRWTEFEQLQGRLMAVDTAGWSVEEKVDWTVVWAEMNGYDFNHHILKPWERDPAFYKVLWMERSDVPAHEGPTNHAALDVWKYSFPLNTEDKIQFLEELSVIPAFNEQAKINLTGNAKDLWVAGIRDIRTQSEDLKGLLMLPGVKEDAGLVQVVNDGIASTEKLVEWLEKQAESKTGPSGVGKENYTWYLQNVHLVPLTWDDEVMLLKRELSRAWASLKLEEHRNRDLPELTAADSPEAFKKMAEEAAVSMMKFLEQDEIVTVKPYMEPALREHLGSYVPKERRNFFLIGMHYDPRPLYSHFYHWFELARMDNEPHESEIRKGPLLYNIFDSRNEGTATAVEEMFMQAGFYDDDPRVREIVYIMIAQRAARGLGSLYAQANEMNSVEAGGIHSEYTPRGWMKTEKELLLFEQHLYLRQPGYGSSYITGKYLLENAMAEYARMKEANNEPFKVKDFFDQLNAIGCIPISLGHWQMTGNDDHLEVIRE; encoded by the coding sequence ATGAAGAGATTTTCATCGCTTTTCCAGCTTTTAGCCTTGCTCATTCTTGTCGCCAGTTGCCAGCCCGAACAGCCTAAGCAAGAGGTAGTCACCGCCGCTGCGCCAACCACCAAACGATACGAAGACCTGGTGGCGCTGTTCAAAGAGTGGAGGAGCTTCGAAACCCCACCCCTGAAGGATGGAGCGCCGGACTATACTGTAGCCACGTTTGAAAAGCGCTGGACGGAGTTTGAGCAGTTGCAGGGCCGGCTGATGGCTGTGGACACTGCTGGCTGGTCAGTTGAAGAAAAGGTTGACTGGACAGTTGTTTGGGCAGAAATGAACGGCTACGACTTCAATCATCACATATTGAAACCATGGGAAAGAGATCCGGCTTTCTACAAAGTACTGTGGATGGAGCGCAGCGACGTGCCTGCGCATGAAGGACCTACCAACCATGCTGCTTTGGATGTTTGGAAGTACAGTTTTCCACTTAACACAGAAGACAAAATACAGTTTCTGGAAGAACTGTCCGTCATTCCAGCTTTTAACGAACAAGCAAAAATCAACTTAACTGGCAATGCCAAAGACCTGTGGGTAGCAGGCATCAGGGATATTCGCACGCAAAGCGAAGACTTGAAGGGACTGCTGATGCTGCCTGGTGTAAAGGAAGACGCTGGTCTGGTGCAAGTCGTCAATGACGGTATTGCCTCTACAGAGAAATTGGTTGAATGGCTGGAGAAACAGGCGGAGTCTAAAACCGGGCCTTCAGGCGTTGGGAAGGAAAATTATACCTGGTACCTGCAAAATGTTCATCTGGTACCCCTCACGTGGGACGATGAGGTGATGCTGCTAAAAAGAGAACTGTCCCGTGCATGGGCCTCGCTGAAGCTGGAGGAGCATCGTAACCGTGATCTGCCCGAGCTCACTGCCGCCGACTCTCCGGAGGCATTCAAAAAGATGGCTGAGGAGGCCGCCGTCAGCATGATGAAATTTCTGGAGCAAGACGAAATCGTGACGGTGAAGCCGTATATGGAGCCAGCTTTGAGAGAACACCTGGGCAGCTATGTACCGAAGGAAAGGCGCAACTTTTTCCTAATTGGCATGCACTATGACCCACGACCCCTGTATTCACATTTCTACCACTGGTTTGAACTGGCCCGCATGGACAATGAACCACATGAAAGCGAAATTCGCAAAGGCCCATTGTTGTACAATATCTTCGACTCCCGCAATGAAGGCACTGCTACAGCCGTGGAGGAGATGTTTATGCAGGCAGGCTTTTATGATGACGACCCAAGAGTAAGGGAAATTGTCTACATCATGATTGCGCAAAGGGCCGCCAGAGGGCTGGGGTCACTTTACGCCCAGGCTAACGAAATGAACAGCGTGGAGGCCGGAGGCATCCACTCTGAATACACACCAAGAGGCTGGATGAAAACTGAAAAAGAACTGCTGCTATTCGAACAGCATTTATACCTGCGCCAGCCTGGTTATGGCAGCAGCTATATCACTGGCAAGTATTTACTGGAAAATGCCATGGCGGAGTACGCCAGAATGAAAGAGGCTAACAATGAGCCTTTCAAAGTAAAAGACTTCTTTGACCAACTCAATGCCATAGGATGTATCCCAATATCGTTGGGACACTGGCAAATGACGGGTAATGATGATCATTTGGAGGTGATCAGGGAGTAA